One window from the genome of Musa acuminata AAA Group cultivar baxijiao chromosome BXJ1-4, Cavendish_Baxijiao_AAA, whole genome shotgun sequence encodes:
- the LOC135653008 gene encoding glycine-rich cell wall structural protein 2-like, translating into MRVQEQQLQMTTLFLFLLLALPWFAHSFADRTGGATSEDQPGGGGGGAHDGSSGSGHGSGPGGSWDYGWAWGSSPRGGWGYGSGYSQTPTGNGKGFGFGYGTGSGSSSGYGFGAGSSGSEPERGNYGYGGGNGGSGGGFGAGGGGGGYGGSHGGFGAGGGGGGYGGSGGGFGAGGGGGGYGGSGGGFGEGGGGGGYGASGGGFGEGGGGGGGYGGWHGGFGEGGGGYGGRGDGFGTSGGGYGGPHGGFGAGGGGYGGLGDGFGASGGRYGGPGGGFDSGGGGGWSFRGGRPPQYWDYNCC; encoded by the coding sequence ATGCGAGTCCAGGAGCAGCAGCTTCAAATGACGAccctctttcttttcttgttgcTTGCCTTGCCATGGTTTGCTCACTCTTTCGCTGACAGGACGGGAGGTGCAACCAGCGAAGACCAacccggtggtggtggtggaggtgcacATGATGGCAGCAGTGGCTCTGGCCATGGCTCCGGCCCCGGTGGCAGCTGGGACTACGGTTGGGCGTGGGGGTCAAGCCCCAGGGGAGGGTGGGGCTATGGCTCGGGCTATAGCCAAACTCCAACCGGCAACGGGAAGGGCTTCGGATTCGGGTATGGAACTGGATCGGGATCGTCGTCGGGTTATGGATTCGGTgccggcagcagcggcagcgaacCGGAGAGAGGAAATTATGGGTATGGGGGTGGGAACGGAGGATCGGGTGGTGGCTTCGgtgctggtggtggtggcggcggctaTGGAGGATCGCATGGTGGCTTCGgtgcaggtggtggtggtggcggctatGGAGGATCGGGTGGTGGCTTCGgtgcaggtggtggtggtggcggctatGGAGGATCGGGTGGTGGCTTCggtgaaggtggtggtggtggcggctatGGAGCATCGGGTGGTGGCTTCggtgaaggtggtggtggtggtggcggctatGGAGGATGGCATGGTGGCTTCggtgaaggtggtggtggctaTGGAGGACGGGGTGATGGCTTCGGTACAAGTGGTGGTGGCTATGGAGGACCGCATGGTGGCTTCGGTGCTGGTGGTGGTGGCTATGGAGGACTGGGTGATGGCTTCGGTGCAAGTGGTGGAAGATATGGAGGACCGGGTGGTGGCTTTGAttcaggtggtggtggtggatggaGCTTCCGTGGTGGACGGCCGCCGCAGTACTGGGATTACAACTGCTGTTAA